AGTGGGACCGATTCCGTTACCCACCAAGCGCAAGGTATATTGTGTACTACGTTCTCCCCACGTAAACAAGGACTCTCGGGAGCATTTTGAAACCCGAACTCATCGACGAATTATTGATATTTATCAGCCCTCTTCTAAAACGATTGATGCATTGATGAAACTTGATTTACCGGCAGGGGTTGATATTGAAGTGAAGCTTTAGTTACACTGCATTTTTCTTTGGTTGAGGTAAGGCTGTTTCATTGTTTTCAAATGAGTAGCAGCCAAAGCCTCTGTCCCAGGTATAGTAATTTGATGCAAGTTAATTCGGAGGTTCAACCCCCGTAACTTTTTTTCAGCAAGCCCTATTTAAATAAAAATTTCAAGAACTTAAACTTATCTGCATAAGGGGGATAGCGTAATTTAATATCTAGCCAAAACTTACGATTAGTAACACTTTTATAATGGGTAAAGGTATCAAAACTAGCTTTTCCGTGATAAGCCCCCATTCCGCTTTCACCTACGCCGCCAAAGGGCAATTCTGGGGAACCAAGGTGAATAATGGTATCATTAAGGGTTACGCCGCCGGCTGAGGTTTGTTGTAAGACTTGCTTTTGCTTGCTTTTACTTTTAGAAAAGAGGTAAAGCGCGAGAGGTTTTGGACGATCATTAATCTGCGCGATTGGACTCCGTCCATGCTTCGCAAACGCGCTTTCTAAATCATCATACTCAATAATGGGCAGAATGGGGCCAAAAATTTCTTCTTCCATTACCGCATCATTCCAACTCACCTCATCGATAAGGGTAGGTGCAATATAACGACTTTCTGCATCGGTTTCTCCGCCGACAATAATGTTTCCTTCTTTTAGAAATTCAGTGAGGCGATTAAAATGTCTATCACTGACAATTCTGGCATAATCTGGACTTTCTGCTGGATTTTCCCCAAAAAACTCTTTTAAGCTGTCTTTCATCGCGGTAACTAATTGATCTTTAATTTCCCGATGAACCAATAAATAATCTGGCGCAACACAAGTTTGTCCAGCATTTAAGCATTTCCCCCAAATTATCCGTCTGGCACTATGTTTAATGTGAATATCAGGTTCAACAATACAGGGGCTTTTACCGCCTAATTCTAGAGTAACAGGGGTTAAATTTTCCGCCGCCGCTTTCATAACAATTTTGCCAACTCTCGCGCCACCTGTGTAAAAAATATGATCAAATTTCTGTTTTAATAACTCCTCAGCAACGGTTTTATCCCCTTCCACGACAGTAATATAATTGGGGTCAAAGGTTTTTCCAATGACATCTGCAATTACTTTCGAGACATTGGGGGTAATTTCGG
This window of the Euhalothece natronophila Z-M001 genome carries:
- the rpsJ gene encoding 30S ribosomal protein S10: MATLQQQKIRIRLKGFDRRLLDTSCDKIVDTAKRTDANAVGPIPLPTKRKVYCVLRSPHVNKDSREHFETRTHRRIIDIYQPSSKTIDALMKLDLPAGVDIEVKL
- a CDS encoding aldehyde dehydrogenase; this translates as MLKTTEIPNLVKSQKEFFATGKTKDIAFRKEQLEKLKKEIKNHQEAITDALFKDLGKPKFEAILTEVANCEEETNYILKHLDRWAKYKPVKTPLNFFPANSLIVPEPLGQALIIGPWNYPFQLSILPLLGAIAAGNCAIIKPSEITPNVSKVIADVIGKTFDPNYITVVEGDKTVAEELLKQKFDHIFYTGGARVGKIVMKAAAENLTPVTLELGGKSPCIVEPDIHIKHSARRIIWGKCLNAGQTCVAPDYLLVHREIKDQLVTAMKDSLKEFFGENPAESPDYARIVSDRHFNRLTEFLKEGNIIVGGETDAESRYIAPTLIDEVSWNDAVMEEEIFGPILPIIEYDDLESAFAKHGRSPIAQINDRPKPLALYLFSKSKSKQKQVLQQTSAGGVTLNDTIIHLGSPELPFGGVGESGMGAYHGKASFDTFTHYKSVTNRKFWLDIKLRYPPYADKFKFLKFLFK